The DNA region AGAGAATGCGGTCGAGGCCGACCGTATGTTCGACATTCTGATGGGCGACGTGGTGGAGCCTCGCAAGCGCTTCATCGAAGACAACGCGCTGAGTGTGCGCAACCTCGACGTGTAATCCTCTAACGAACTTATTCTTCGGTCTGCTGTTGGTCGATTCCACGGCGGGCCGCTCCCCCTAACTTTCCAATGTCTGAAGAACATTCAATTGCTCCGATCAACGTAGCCGACGAAATGTCGAAGTCCTTCCTGGACTATTCGATGTCGGTGATCATTTCCCGTGCGCTTCCCGATGCGCGTGACGGGTTGAAGCCTTCGCAACGACGCATCCTTTACGCGATGCATAACGACCTGTCGCTCTCTCCGACAAAGGCGCACCTCAAGAGTGCCCGTATTGTGGGTGACACGATGGGTAAGTACCACCCGCACGGTGACAGCGCGATTTACACCACGTTGGTGAACATGGCCCAGCCGTGGACCATGCGTGAAATCCTCATCGATGGTCAGGGTAACTTCGGTTCCGTGGAAGGCGATGCTGCAGCAGCCATGCGATACACCGAGGCCCGTCTGACCCACTTGGGCTCGGCCATGATGACCGACCTCGACAAGGAGACAGTCGACTTGCAGCCGACCTACGATGAGACACGTGACGAGCCTGTGGTGCTTCCTGCCGCTATGCCGAACCTGTTGGTCAACGGTGGTACGGGTATTGCCGTGGGTATGGCGACGAACATTCCTCCGCATAACCTCAATGAGGTGATCGACGGGATCTGCGCCACCATCGACAATCCGCGTATCACCATCGATGAGCTCAAGACCCACATCAAAGGGCCAGACTTCCCGGTGAAGTGTCAGATCCGTGGTTACAACGGAATCGATAGCTACTTCCGCACAGGTAAGGGCAGCATCCGCATGCGTGGTACCGTGGAGATCGAGGAAAAGGCCTCGGGTATCTCGCAGTTGATCATCACGGAAGTGCCATTCGGCGTGAACCGAGCGACCCTTCAGCAGCGCATCGCCGAACTGGTGAACACGAAGGTGCTGACCGGGATTTCCGGAATGCGTGACCTTTCCGACGAGCAGACCCGGATTGAAATCACGCTCAAGCGTGACGCGCGTCCGCAGGTGATTGTGAACCAGTTGTTCAAGCTGACGTCGCTTGAGACGAGCTTCGGTGTGAACATGCTGGCGATTCACGAGCGTCGTCCGAAGTTGCTCAACGTGCGTGAGGCTCTGGATTGCTATATCGAGCACCGACGCGAAGTGGTCATCCGCCGGACGCGTTATTTGCTGCGTAAAGCGGAAGAACGCGCCGAAACCCTCGAGGCGTTCTTGCTTGCTCTTGGTCATTTGGATGACTTCATCCGCATTATCCGCGAGTCGAAGAACCGTGAGGAGGCCCGCGAGAAGCTGAAGGCCTACACCTTCCCGACCGAGACTGCCGAGCGACTTGGAATTCTCATCCGCTCGCAGGCCAGTGTTCAGGGGGATCGTTATGTGTTCACCGATCGCCAGGTCAACGCCATCCTCGAACTGCGCCTCTATCAGCTCACTGCCATGGAGGTCGACAAGACCAAGGGCGAGTATGATTCGGTGCTGGCTGAGATTACCGATTTCCTCGACATCCTCGCTCGCGAGGCCCGCGTGCTTGGCATCATCAAGGACGAGTTGCTTGAGATCAAAGAGAAGCACGGCAACCCGCGTAACTGTGAGATCGTTCCGGATGAAGGTGAGATCGCCATTGAAGATCTGATCGCCAACGATGGTCAGGTGGTGACCATTTCCCACCGCGGATACATCAAGCGTACTCCACTCGCCGAGTACCGTGCCCAAAAGCGCGGCGGCAAGGGTGTGCGTGGCATGCAGACCAAGCAGGCTGCCGGAAAGGACGAGGAAGCTGGAGATTTCGTCGAGCACTTGTTCACCGCGGGAGCTCACGATTACCTCATGTTCTTCACCGATACGGGCCGCGTATACGTGGAGCGTGTCTATCAGATCCCTGAGGGGTCGCGTGCCTCGAAGGGGCGTTCTATCAACAACTTGTTGGACCTTCAGCCTCAGGAAAAGATTGCCGCGACATTGCGCGTGGAGTATCTCACCGATGATGAGGGGAACGACATCACCTTCTCCGAGGACCGTAAGGAGAACATCGTGTTCGCTACCCGTAACGGTACGGTGAAGAAGACTCAGTTGGCGGACTTCCGCAACTACCGCAAAGGTGGTCTGATCGCGATCCGCATCGACGAGGACAACTCGTTGATCGATGTGCGCCTGACCTCGGGCGAAGACGACATCTGTTTGGTCACCCGCAATGGTCTTTGCGTGCGTTGCAGCGAGAGCACATTGCGCGCGATGGGTCGTGCGACCCGCGGTGTGTGGGGCATCCGTCCTCGTGAAGGCGACTATGTCGTCGGCATGGCGGTGCCTGCTCCTGGTCAAGCGATGCTGGTGGCCTCCGAGAAGGGGATCGGCAAGCGTACTCCGTTCGAGGATTATCCGACCAAGGGTCGTGGTGGTAAGGGTATGCTCACGATGAAGATTACCGAGAAGACCGGATCGGTGGTGTCGTCGTTGGCGGTTGCTGAGGACGATGAGCTGATGCTCATGACCAACAGCGGCCAGAGCGTGCGAATCCGCGTCGCGGAGATCCGCGAGGCGGGGCGTAACACATCCGGCGTGAAGCTTATGGGCTTGCGCGAAGGTGAGTTCCTCCAGAGCGTGGCCAAGGTCGTTGTCGACGATGAAGAAGACAGCGAAGGCGACGATGATGTGACCGTCGAGGGTGGTGACGATTCGGCTGCCGCAGCCGAGGCTCCGGCCGCGGACGAGTCTGCCGAGTAATCGATCTCGTTGTTAAGTTATCAAATCCGTCGTTTATGGTGTCCTTCGGGTGGCCATGAGCGGCGGATTTTTTCGTGGCTTGGCGTGAGGGCTGGCGGTTGCTATAACCATCGGCACAATGAGCGACAGCATCACACCCGATGATTCAGAGTACCGCGCGGCGGTGGCGTTTTTCATGGCCAATCACCACGCACACGATGCGTACCAGGTGCTGGATCACGCCAAGCGGTTAGCGGAATCAATAGAGAACGCGACGTGGGAGGTTTTGGTGCCGGAGAAGGACGGGGTGCCGGAAGTGGGAGCGGTGGTGCTCAAAGGTCAGGCGAACCGTCCGGCGTTCTACCTGAGTGCCGGCGTGCACGGTGACGAACCTGCCGGAGTGCTGGGTGCTCTGAGTTGGGCGGAGTCCGCGTTGGCGGGCTGGGAGATGGGCGATGTGGTCTATTTGCCGTTGGTGAACCCATGGGGGCTCGAGCACAATGTGCGCAACGATGCCAGTGACCAGGATTTGAACCGATTGTTCGGCGATCACAAGCATCCGTTGGTCGAGGCGTGGCGGGAATTGATGAAGGGGCGTCAGTTCGCGGCGGCGGTTAGCCTGCATGAGGACTATGATGCCTGCGGGTGCTACTGCTATGAAATCTTCTGTGAGGGCGGGTTGCGGTTTGGTCGGGGGGCTCTCGATGCCGCTGCTGATGTGATCCCGCTGGAGGCCTGTGATGAGATCGAGGGTGTGCGGGCGGAGAATGGGTTGCTGGCTCGCGCGGGACTGCCGGACTTTGACGAAGGAGTGCCGGAAGCGTTTCCGCTCTTTACTGACTACGCCACGACCTCGCTGACGTTTGAGACGCCATCCGAGTATTCGCTTTACGATCGGGCCCGGGCGCACGAGCGCTTCCTTCATCACGTGGTCGGGCGTTTGCGGAGGATGTAGCGGGCTGCCATAGCGCAGGATTGGTGCCCTCGAGGTAGAGTGGTGCTTACTACACAAAAAAAAATCCCGGATCTGATGCGCAGATCCGGGATTTTGATTTTGAAAATGAAATGGTGGCTCGACCCAGATTCGAACTGGGGACACACGGATTTTCAATCCGTTGCTCTACCAACTGAGCTATCGAGCCACCTTGTCTTCCGTTTCCGTTGGGAAGCGGAGCGGCATAATATTCGGCTGCGCGTTTGGTGCAAGTGGAAATTGCTTCGAATTTACGAAATTTCTGCGGATTCGTGGTTTCGCGGGGGGCGGATCGTGACTTGCGGTGGGCTGGATCTCTGGAATGATGTGGGTGTATGAAGATTTCCGCGAATAAAAGGATCCTGGTGACAGGAGGGGCTGGCCTGATTGGCAGTGCGTTGATTTGGAGGCTCAACCAAATGGGCTGCGACCGGATCCTGGTCAGTGATCACCTGAATTTGGGCGAGAAATGGAAGAACCTGGTTCCGCTTCGCTACGAGGACTACATCGCGGGCGACGACCTGCGCGCAAAAATTGCCGCTGGTGAGGATCTTGGCCAGATCGATTTGATTTTGCACATGGGAGCCTGTTCCGCAACGACCGAGAAGGATTCTGATTATCTGATGCGCAACAACTACCAGTACTCACAGGAGTTGTGCCGCTACGCACTCAAGCACGGTGCCAAGTTTGTCTATGCTTCGTCGGCGGCGACCTACGGCGATGGCGCGAATGGAATGGACGACGCCGGTGAGCTCGAGCCGTTGCGTCCGCTCAACATGTATGGGTACTCAAAGCACTTGTTCGACAAGTGGGCTCAGCGCGAGGGGATTCTCGACAGGATTGTCGGGTTGAAGTTCTTCAATGTGTTTGGCCCGAACGAGAACCATAAAGGAGAGATGCGCAGTGTGGTGAACAAAGCGTTCCATCAGATCCGCGAGACGGGGCGGGTTTCTCTTTTCAAGAGTCACCACCCGGACTACGAGGATGGCAAGCAAATGCGGGATTTCCTCTATGTGAAGGACTGCGTGGAGATGACCTTGCATCTGGCGTCGAGTCCGTTGGCGGGTGGTTTGTACAATTTGGGGTCGGGCAAAGCGCAGACCTGGCTGGATTTGGTAGAGGCGATTTTCGCCGCACTGGACATGGAGCCGAATATCGACTTCGTGGAAATGCCGGAACATCTGCGCGGAAAGTACCAATACTTTACCGAAGCCAACGTGGCGCGCTTGGAGAAGACGGGCTACACGGCCGGCACGCGTCCGCTCAAGGAGTCGGTGCGTGATTACGTTCAGAATTACTTGGTCGCTGATTGTTTCCTCGGCGATGGGGCTGACGAATAGAGTGCGTTTTTCAGGCGGGTGGAGATCAGATTCTCCACTCGCTCAATGCACTTGCGGAGAAGGATCTTGAGGAGTAATCTGCCGCCGTGATTGAGAAATCCGACAGCCGACGCTCAGGGCGTGACCTGTTTGAGCAGATCGTCGCCAGCAAGTTATTCGGTGCTTATCGCAAAGCTTTTGAGAGCGCGACAGGTCTCCCGCTACGCATCGTGCGGGTGGGGGATTATTCTGGTCGTGATGCTTCGGTTGCCGGAGTGGATCGAAATGCGTTCTGTACGATGGTCCGTGAGACGGAATCCGGATGTGCTGAGTGTGTCGAGGTGAACCGGGTTTTGCAAAACACGGCGATGAGCGGAGCCGCCTCCACGCGCTGTTTCGCCGGGTTGGTGGAGACGATGGTGCCGGTGCATCACGGGGGCGAGGTGATTGCCTTTTTGCGCACGGGTGAGGTGAGGGATGAGGTGCCAAGTGGTGAAGAAATCGATGAGGTCGTTGAGACCCTGCATGCGGTCGTCGAAGATGATGACCGGGTGGCAGCAATGGTCGAGGCTCTGAAGGAGGCTCCGACCCAGATGACGAAAGACCGATATGCCGGCGTGGTGTCGTTGTTGGAGGTTTTTTCCGAGCAGCTTTCCGAGCACTTGAGGGAAGTGGCGATCCGTCGGATGAGCTCCGAGCCGGAGAGTGTGCGGCGAGCGCTGGAGTACATAGAAGAGAATTTGGAGGATCCGATTCAGCTGGAGGCCGCTGCGAAAGCTGCCGGGCTGTCGGTGAGTGCATTCAGCCGTGCATTCAAGGCTTCGACGGGGCTGACGCTGATCGAGTACGTGAACCGGAAGCGCATCGAATGGGCGCGACGTGAGTTGTTGCGCCGTGATGTCCGGGTGTCGGAGATTGCCTATAAGGTTGGCTTTTCCTCGTTGTCGCAGTTCAACCGCACCTTCAGTCGGGTGGAGGGCATCTCGCCGACGCAGTATCGCAAAGAGAAGCAGGTGATTTCCTGACGGTTGTTTTCTAATTATGGAAAAAGCCCCATCGACCTTGTGGCCGGTGGGGCTTTTTTTGATTCGATTTGCCGGCTTGTTAATGAGCCGGGTAGCGGTCGAGTAGTTGTTGGATGGCTCCGGAGAGCTGGGCTTCGTCCAATGGCTTCTCGATGGTGACCGCGATGCCTTCGTCGACCAGTCTGTGCGTCTCCGATGTGAAGCTGCGCGAGCTGGTAAGGATGATGCGTTGGTTGTCGTGAAGCTTGAGGATCTGAGTGAGTGCAGTGAGACCGTCCATCACTGGCATCCGCAGGTCCATGATGACGAGAAGGTAGCGGTCCGGCCGCGCTGAGATGAGGTCTACTGCCTGCTGGCCGTCGCTAACGGCATCCACCCGGAGACCGAACTTACGTAGAATGGCAACGCCTTCGGCGCGCTGGACGCTGTCGCTTTCGGCGTAGAGGACGGTGCCGTTGAGCTGCAATAATGGGCGAACGCGTGCAGTGTGACGCTTGAGGTCGCCCTGGTTGCGGCTTGGGAGTGAGATGTTGACGACGGTGCCGTGGTCGATCTCCGACGTGACTTTGATGGATCCTTCGTGGGCTTCGATGGCGGTTTGCACCAGGGTGAGCCCAAGTCCGCGGCCCTGAGCCTTGGTGGAGAAGAATGGATCGAAGATGTGGTCGAGCGAGCGGCTATCGATTCCGCATCCGGTGTCGGTGATGCGGATGAAGACGCGGGTTTGGTCGTCTTCAGAGAGTTCGCTGTTTTGCTGGTTTTGCGATGGAGCGACGGCGATCCCGGTTTGGATGCGGATCAGTCCGGTGCTGGTGACCATGGCTTCGGCGGCGTTCAGCAGCACGTTGTAGATGGCCTGTTTGAGTTGTTCTGCGTCGCCCTCCACGACAGGGAGGCCGCTGGCGAAGTCGGTGACGATTTCGATCTTGTCGCTGATGCTG from Sulfuriroseicoccus oceanibius includes:
- the gyrA gene encoding DNA gyrase subunit A; the encoded protein is MSEEHSIAPINVADEMSKSFLDYSMSVIISRALPDARDGLKPSQRRILYAMHNDLSLSPTKAHLKSARIVGDTMGKYHPHGDSAIYTTLVNMAQPWTMREILIDGQGNFGSVEGDAAAAMRYTEARLTHLGSAMMTDLDKETVDLQPTYDETRDEPVVLPAAMPNLLVNGGTGIAVGMATNIPPHNLNEVIDGICATIDNPRITIDELKTHIKGPDFPVKCQIRGYNGIDSYFRTGKGSIRMRGTVEIEEKASGISQLIITEVPFGVNRATLQQRIAELVNTKVLTGISGMRDLSDEQTRIEITLKRDARPQVIVNQLFKLTSLETSFGVNMLAIHERRPKLLNVREALDCYIEHRREVVIRRTRYLLRKAEERAETLEAFLLALGHLDDFIRIIRESKNREEAREKLKAYTFPTETAERLGILIRSQASVQGDRYVFTDRQVNAILELRLYQLTAMEVDKTKGEYDSVLAEITDFLDILAREARVLGIIKDELLEIKEKHGNPRNCEIVPDEGEIAIEDLIANDGQVVTISHRGYIKRTPLAEYRAQKRGGKGVRGMQTKQAAGKDEEAGDFVEHLFTAGAHDYLMFFTDTGRVYVERVYQIPEGSRASKGRSINNLLDLQPQEKIAATLRVEYLTDDEGNDITFSEDRKENIVFATRNGTVKKTQLADFRNYRKGGLIAIRIDEDNSLIDVRLTSGEDDICLVTRNGLCVRCSESTLRAMGRATRGVWGIRPREGDYVVGMAVPAPGQAMLVASEKGIGKRTPFEDYPTKGRGGKGMLTMKITEKTGSVVSSLAVAEDDELMLMTNSGQSVRIRVAEIREAGRNTSGVKLMGLREGEFLQSVAKVVVDDEEDSEGDDDVTVEGGDDSAAAAEAPAADESAE
- a CDS encoding M14 family metallopeptidase, coding for MSDSITPDDSEYRAAVAFFMANHHAHDAYQVLDHAKRLAESIENATWEVLVPEKDGVPEVGAVVLKGQANRPAFYLSAGVHGDEPAGVLGALSWAESALAGWEMGDVVYLPLVNPWGLEHNVRNDASDQDLNRLFGDHKHPLVEAWRELMKGRQFAAAVSLHEDYDACGCYCYEIFCEGGLRFGRGALDAAADVIPLEACDEIEGVRAENGLLARAGLPDFDEGVPEAFPLFTDYATTSLTFETPSEYSLYDRARAHERFLHHVVGRLRRM
- the rfaD gene encoding ADP-glyceromanno-heptose 6-epimerase, with product MKISANKRILVTGGAGLIGSALIWRLNQMGCDRILVSDHLNLGEKWKNLVPLRYEDYIAGDDLRAKIAAGEDLGQIDLILHMGACSATTEKDSDYLMRNNYQYSQELCRYALKHGAKFVYASSAATYGDGANGMDDAGELEPLRPLNMYGYSKHLFDKWAQREGILDRIVGLKFFNVFGPNENHKGEMRSVVNKAFHQIRETGRVSLFKSHHPDYEDGKQMRDFLYVKDCVEMTLHLASSPLAGGLYNLGSGKAQTWLDLVEAIFAALDMEPNIDFVEMPEHLRGKYQYFTEANVARLEKTGYTAGTRPLKESVRDYVQNYLVADCFLGDGADE
- a CDS encoding helix-turn-helix domain-containing protein; this encodes MIEKSDSRRSGRDLFEQIVASKLFGAYRKAFESATGLPLRIVRVGDYSGRDASVAGVDRNAFCTMVRETESGCAECVEVNRVLQNTAMSGAASTRCFAGLVETMVPVHHGGEVIAFLRTGEVRDEVPSGEEIDEVVETLHAVVEDDDRVAAMVEALKEAPTQMTKDRYAGVVSLLEVFSEQLSEHLREVAIRRMSSEPESVRRALEYIEENLEDPIQLEAAAKAAGLSVSAFSRAFKASTGLTLIEYVNRKRIEWARRELLRRDVRVSEIAYKVGFSSLSQFNRTFSRVEGISPTQYRKEKQVIS